One stretch of Corvus hawaiiensis isolate bCorHaw1 chromosome 1, bCorHaw1.pri.cur, whole genome shotgun sequence DNA includes these proteins:
- the ACAA1 gene encoding 3-ketoacyl-CoA thiolase, peroxisomal — translation MAAAAARRAQLVLGHLAGAAPASGAAPRAVPCAGGSPSAPSPDDVVVVHGRRTAIGRARRGGFKDTTPDELLAAVMTAVLQDVNLRPEVLGDICVGNVLQPGAGALIARVAQFLSGIPETVPCSSVNRQCSSGLQAIINIAGGIRSGSYDIGLACGVETMSLRSANNPGDISSSMMDNPKARDCLIPMGITSENVAEKFGVSRKKQDAFALASQQKAAKAQQMGLFKTEIVPVKTTVSDNDGNKKTITVHQDEGIRPSTTLEGLAKLKPAFKEDGSTTAGNASQVSDGAAAVLLAKRSKAAQLGLPVLGVLRSFAVVGVPPDVMGIGPAYAIPVAVEKAGLTLNDIDIYEINEAFASQAVYCVEKLSIPMEKVNPLGGAIALGHPLGCTGARQVVTLLNELKRRGRRAYGVVSMCIGTGMGAAAVFEYPGK, via the exons atggcggcggcggcggcgcggcgggcgcagctggtgctggggcacttggccggggccgcgccggcCTCGGGGGCCGCCCCCAGGGCCGTGCCCTGTGCCGGGGGTTCCCCGTCGGCCCCCAGCCCCGACGATGTGGTGGTGGTGCACGGACGCAGGACCGCCAtcggccgcgcccgccgcggcGGCTTCAAG GACACGACACCTGatgagctgctggctgctgtgatGACAGCTGTCCTCCAGGATGTTAACCTCCGTCCTGAGGTACTGGGAGACATCTGTGTGG GGAatgtgctgcagcctggagctggcgCCTTGATTGCAAGAGTTGCACAGTTTCTAAG TGGTATTCCAGAGACAGTGCCATGCTCCAGTGTGAACCGGCAGTGCTCCTCGGGGCTACAGGCCATTATCAACATAGCTG GTGGCATCCGAAGTGGATCATATGACATTGGCTTGGCCTGTGG tGTGGAAACAATGTCCCTCAGAAGTGCAAATAACCCTGGTGATATCAGTTCCAGCATGATGGATAACCCCAAAGCTCGAGATTGCCTTATTCCTATGGG aataaCCTCAGAAAATGTCGCAGAGAAGTTTGGAGTTTCCCGGAAGAAGCAAGATGCCTTTGCCTTGGCTTCCCAACAAAA AGCAGCAAAAGCTCAGCAGATGGGACTGTTTAAAACTGAGATTGTTCCAGTGAAGACCACTGTTTCAGATAACGATGGCAACAAGAAAACAATCACTGTGCACCAAGATGAAGGGATTAGGCCCTCCACAACGCTGGAAGGCTTGGCAAAGCTGAAACCTGCCTTCAAAGAGGATGGAAGCACTACAGCAG GGAATGCCAGCCAGGTCAGCgatggagcagctgctgttctCCTGGCAAAACGCTccaaggcagcacagctggggctgccggtgctgggggtgctgaggTCCTTTGCTGTGGTGGGGGTGCCACCCGACGTGATGGGCATAGGGCCAGCTTATGCCATCCCTGTTGCTGTGGAAAAGGCAG GTCTGACTCTGAATGACATTGATATATATGAAATTAATGAAGCCTTTGCAAGCCAG GCTGTGTACTGTGTGGAAAAGCTGAGCATTCCCATGGAGAAGGTGAACCCCCTGGGAGGAGCCATAGCACTGGGACACCCCCTGGGCTGCACTGGTGCTCGCCAGGTCGTCACTTTGCTCAATGAGCTGAAGCGTAGAGGGAGGAG AGCGTACGGAGTCGTGTCCATGTGCATTGGAACTGGCATGGGCGCCGCGGCTGTGTTCGAGTACCCGGGGAAGTGA